The Paenibacillus sp. BIC5C1 DNA segment CAGCGAAACCTCACAGATATCACCAGGCGCCAGCTGAAGCATTGTTTTCTCTACCTTAGGCGGTTCAGGTTTGGCTATTATCCCTTTAATCCGTTTCCACACACTCATACCCATTACTCCTGTTCTTTATCTTATAAACAAGCTGCAATAATTAATGCGCCCACGATATGTAGTGCACCTGAGAACAAACCATAACCTGTCTTGCCCTGCTGTATTCCCGTATCCAGATCCAGGTTGGCCCATCTCCGAATCATAAAGTGAACCACGCTCTCCAGGATCAGCAAAATGATAAATGAAACAACGGATACGAGCAGCGCTTCTCCAAGATGACCCGCTGTCGAAATGGAGGTGGCGAGTACATATCCCTGAGCAAACAGCTTCATAACCATACGTGTCGTAACGGCCATATTGCCCGCCTTCACTTCGGCAAAATCCTTATATTTTGTAAACAAAGAATCCACATACATCAAGACAAACAGCAAAACCGAACCCGATAACGTCCAGACCAGCATTGCCAAAATGTTCAAATCCATTTACATAGCCCCCACATCTCAACATGAACCGCAATTAAAAGCGAAGGAGAAACGCTGGTCTCTCCTCCGCTGGTGCCCCTGCTTGCTTACAAGGTTTTAGTTCTTATTTTCGTATTGCTTCATCAACGCTGCCAGTTCATCCTCAACAGCCTGATCTTTGCCCAACTTCTCGAACTCATCATCCAGCGATTTTCCTTTGGACGACATCTCATTGCTGGCTTCGGCCTGAGCTTCCATCTGCATCATTTTCTCTTCCATACGCTTCATACCGGCACTTGCAGTGTCGGAGCCAAATCCGTTCAGCGCCTTGTTGATTTCGGTTTGAGCTTTTGCCGCGTTGTAGCGTGCAACCAATGTTTCACGTTTGTTTTTCATTTGCGTTAATTGTTTTCGCATTTCGTCCAGCTTGCCACGAAGGTTATCGGCAGAAGCCTTGTTTTGGTCATAGCTTGTTTTGTATTCGGCCATCTTCTCTTCAGCGACCTTCTTCTCTTCCAATGCCCGACGTGCCAAATCCATATTCTGTGCACGCGCTGCTGTATGTGCTTGCTCCTCACGTTTCTTCACGAGAGCTTCCTGTTCTTCAAACAGCTGCTTGAATTTTTTCTCGATGGCGATCTGTGCAGCAACAGCTTTTTCTGCATCTTCCAGATCTTCCTGCATATCCCGAATATATTGATCCGTCATTTTGATCGGATCTTCTGCCTTGTCAATAATAGAGTTAATGTTAGACATCGTTAAATCGCGCAATCTTTTGAAAATGGACATTATGGTATTCCTCCTAGTCGATAGTTCATCCTTGTATATAATCATACATACGTGGCAATGTTCTACTCGTTTCAATTTTAACAAAAAAAATCATAAAAAACGATTTTAGCCTGCCTAGCCTATATGGAACTATTGAATCAATCGACCCGTTTGGCACAGCTCTTCATCAAGCAGTTTCTCTGCAGTCTGCACAATCTCATCAATCTGCATCCGCGTAATTGCATCAAAGTGAATCCCCATCACTACGGTAACGGTTACCTTTAAATGAAGGGCAGCCTTACGTGCTAATCTCTCACACAGTTCTTGTTCTTTATGCCCTGGAATATGGACTGTAGCCCCACTCACTCGTTCACGGTCTGGATAAAATGTGGCTACTGCTCCAATATGTGATCTACCTCCAGTTACCATAAACACTTTGTCTTCCCCTGCCTCAATCACCTGTAAACGAACGGAGTTTAAATCGTATGTACTCATCCTGCTCCACCTGTCCTTTTAAATATGTAATATGTAATGGTGGAATTATGGCTCCAATTTAATGAATCAGCAGTGAAACATCTCACATCATGCATAAATACGGATGGCCCCGGGCATACCATAGAGAACGCAATTTGGGAAAAGGAGGCACGAACATGCGTATACGCCTCATCATGTTATCCATCATGGTCATTCTTCTGGGAGGAAGTTATGCTCCTGCTCAGTTATGGGCTTCTTCAAGCCCGCAAACCGAACCTGCTTCGAAATCTGATTCTCCTGAAGAAGAACAGTTGACGCTGGGACAACTCAGACAGAAATATGCAGATACGTTCAAAACCAATGGCCCCTCAACAAAAAAGGTTGCTCTGACTTTTGATGACGTACCTGATCCCCGTTTCACCCCGCAGGTGCTGGATATTTTAAAAAAATACAAGGTGCGGGCTACGTTTTTCATCGTGGGACATCGCGCTGAGAAACATCCGGATTTAGTGAAACGCATGGTGAAGGAAGGGCATATTGTTGGCAATCACAGCTACAATCACCCGGAGTTCAGTAAGTTATCCATGAATGCATTTCGCAAACAAATCTTACATACCGGGGACATTATTCGGAATCTGGTGGGTTACACTCCCAAAATGATTCGTCCACCTTATGGTGACATTAACGAGCAACAGCTGCAATGGGCTGCTAAACAACATTACAGCATTGTGAACTGGAACGTCGATTCTCTGGACTGGAAGGGCCTCACCAAAGAGGAAGTCAAACAAAACATCCTGTCCGCCGTCAAACCGGGTTCCATTGTGCTTCAGCATGCAGGTGGAGGTGTAGGATCGAAGCTAAATGGGTCCATCGAGGCGTTGCCTGAAGTTATCGAGGAATTGCGAAACCGCGGGTATGAGCTGGTGACTTTGGACGAAATGTTGGAACTGCCAAAGGGTAAATAGGTCAAGGAATTCAGAAGTCGGATTTTACAAAAGGGTGTTCTTCAATCACGATATCGTGATTGAAGAACACCCTTTATTGTTTAATTTAGATGTAGTTGGAGTCACATATGATGATGTGCAGCTAATCTTTGATTTTATTTCAAAATGTAAAGTTCAACATCCTGAATACCAAAGGTATTTACGGATTGCTTGCTGCCAGGAATAAAGATATCAATCTTGTGCCCTTTAATGGCACCACCCACATCACGAGCCGTAGCGACGAATGCCTGTTTGGGCAGTCCTGGATGTGTATGACCTGTCACCAGTACCTTTGTACCCAATGGAATGATACTCGGGTCTACTGCGATCGTGCCCAGTTCAAGCGGATTGCCGAAGTAATCTACAGCACCCCATCCTCCATTTTCAGAAGCATCAGAAGAGTATGCCGTTGCTTTGACGTCAACAGTTTTGCTGTAATCAAACGTTTTTCCCCAGGCTTGTACAACTTTACTATCTGCATTAACGTCAAGGCTTGCGGCAGTTACCGTTTTAGCTGCTGCAGCAGAAGCTGTGTTCGTTGTTTTACCAGGGATCGTGATTTTCAAACCACCATAAATGTTGTAAGCTGAAATGTCATTATTAGCTTTAATAAGAGCGTTAAGTCCAACTCCATATTGTTTGGATAAGGTGTAGAAGGTATCCCCCTCTTTGGCCACATGAACTGAATCAGCATGAGCCGGAACGGCCTGAATGAGCATTGCTGCTGTCAGCAAAGCTGTTGCTGTTTTGGCTATACGTTTCTTGTTAATCATGGTCTTCCTCCCTCATTATGCCTGCGAAGTTAGTTGTCGGATTCGGATGGAGGAAACCACCCTATAGGTTCAATTACATTAATAATTTTATGTAGCCCTAATTCACCCCAAGCCGTGTGCAAATGAATCTTCCCCAAGCACACTCTGCATCGTTACATCCCCCACACTCCCAACTCCGGAAGTTTCGGCAGGAACAAATATATCACAATTTTGTAACCAAGAGTCGTAGTAAATGTTACCATCTCGCTAATTCACTTCAATACTTTTGCTGAATTCAAGCGGTTTTTTCAAAAAAATGTCTATTTGAGCTTATATCGTTGATGACAGAAACGTTACTTTTTATGTATATCTGTAAGTATCCTCGCATAACAAACAATCCCTGCCGACGGGTCGTCGGCAGGGATCTATGAGGTGATGAAATTCTCATACGCAGTATAGATTTTGCATTTTTATCCTAATCTTCATCCTTAATAACTTGGATGGATTAGAGCACTTTAGCAAGGAAGTCACGTGTACGTGCATGCTTGGGCTCGCCAAACACTTCAGCAGGCGTTCCTTCTTCTACAATTACCCCGCCATCCATGAACAGGATACGATCACCTACTTCACGTGCGAAGCCCATCTCATGCGTTACTATTACCATAGTCATTCCGCCCTCTGCAAGCCGCTTCATGACATCCAGTACTTCACCGACCATTTCAGGGTCCAGTGCTGAAGTAGGCTCGTCAAACAGCATGACATGCGGCTGCATCGCAAGCGCTCTTGCAATGGCGATCCGTTGTTTTTGTCCACCGGACAGCTGATTTGGATAGGCGTCTTTTTTGTCAAAGAGGCCAACCGTCTTGAGCAAATCTGCGCAAATTTGTTCCGCTTCGTGTGCAGATTGTTTTTTCACTTTAATGGGAGCAATCGTAATGTTCTGCTGCACCGTTTTGTGCGGGAACAGATTGAAATGCTGGAATACCATCCCCATTTTTTCACGAGTTGCATTAATGTTATGTTTGGGGTCAGTAATCGACACACCTTCGAAATTAATTTCGCCGGAAGTTGGCTGTTCCAGCAGATTCAGGCAGCGCAAGAAGGTACTTTTCCCCGATCCCGACGGACCGATGACCACGACAACCTCGCCTTTGCCAATTGTTACGTTAATGCCCTTGAGCACATCGTTATTTCCATATGATTTGTGTAATTGTCTAACGTCTATCACTTGCACTCAACTTCCTTTCCAGTCGACCCAGCAGCTTGGACAAAATGAACGTCAGCACAAAGTAAATGGCCGCTGCAATCAGGAATGGATTCATTCCTTGGTACGTAATGTTTTTGACTACACTTGCTTGGTACATAATGTCCACCATACCAATAACTGAGATGATGGAGGATTCCTTGATAATGGTCACGAACTCATTACCGATCGCCGGCAACACCGCTTTGAACGCTTGTGGAAGCACAATGAAGCGCATTGCCGCACCTCTGCCCATTCCCAGGGAACGAGCTGCTTCCAACTGGCCTCGATCCACACCCTGAATACCAGCCCGGAAAATCTCGGCCAGATAGGCACCACTATTGATGGATAATGTGATAATCCCCGCCTGAAGTGGCGTGAAATTAATTCCCAACGTCAGAGCAAGACCGTAATAGATAATCATCAGTTGAACCAGCATTGGCGTACCGCGAATGACCTCAACGTAAGCTGTTCCGATCCAACGCAGAATTGAGACGTCATGCAGACGGAACAGACAGATGATCAACCCGATAATTACCCCGAAGATTACACCGAGTGCAGACAATAAGAGGGTGTAACCTACACCTGTTGCATAAAAGCTTTTGTACTCCCAGAACACTTGAAAAATGTTTTGGTCTTTTTTCACCTTGTCTGCCATCAACTGGCTTGCTTCGATAACCAACTGATCGATTTTATTTTCGCTTTTCAGACGCTCGAGCGTCCCGTTCACTGCATTCAGCAATTCCGAATTGCCCTTGCGAATCCCGATTGCCGCTTCGGCCTGCTCTTCATCCGGAATAGCCGGAGCTAATCCAATCACATCATCCAGGTAACCGGCAGCTACCGTATCCTCAACGATTGCAGCATTTACACGATTGGTCTGCAATTGCAGTACGATATCAGATATTTTATCAAGTGCTGTCAGTTTTGCGCCTGGGATTCCCTGGCCAATCGTTTCCTGAATGGAGCCTTTTTGGACACCAATTTTTTCATTTTCCAGATCTGCCATGGTTGGATATTTATCTTTATCCGCATTGCGAATCATGATGACTTGCTTGGATTTATAATAGGTATCTGAGAAGTCAATGCTTTGTCTACGCTCATCCGTTGGCGTCATTCCCGAGATGACCATATCCACACGACCACTCTGCAACGCAGGAAGAAGTCCGTCAAAACCCATATCCTCTATTACAAGTTCTGCGCCAAGATCCGCAGCAATTTCTTTAGCAATCGAAATATCAAATCCGACAATTTGGTCTTTACCATCAATCACTTTATGGAATTCATATGGTGCAAAATCGGCACTTGTACCGAGCACCAGCTTTTTACCGCCTGAATTGCTTGTAGTTCCCGTTGCGAACGCAACAGGTGCAACCGTAGTTAGCAAGACCACAAAAGCTAGCAGCATCATGGTGTAACGACTAATCAATTTCAACCCTGTTCTCCCCTTATAATACTTTGTATGCTTTCTGTTGTTGATGCCTGAGTCATTATAAAGTAGAATGCATGATTATGCAATGCATTTCGACAGGATTCGATTCCATCTCATTTCTGAAAAATAACCGCAACTATGATATAATTATTGAATTATTTTCATTTTTGCTTAAGGAGTCCACCATGACACATACCAAAACACAAATTTTAACTGTTATTGACCAATATGCTTCCCGTTTTAAGGAGATTTCATCATACATTGGTGCCAATCCCGAACTTGGTAACGAAGAATACCTTGCCTCTGCTCGGTTAAAAGAAGAACTTGCCTACCATGGTTTTTCCGTAGAAGCTCCTGTCCTTGGTTTGGACACTGCATTTATCGGTACGTATGTTGCTTCCAAACCAGGCCCGACTATTGCCCTGTTATGTGAATACGACGCACTTCCCGAAATCGGTCATGCTTGTGGGCACCATCTAATCTGTATGATGAGCCTCGGAGCTGCGGTAGGTCTGAAGTCCATACTGGATGAAGTCGGCGGAACATTAAAAGTGTTCGGTACACCAGCGGAAGAAACGCGTGGAGCCAAAGTGCCTATGGCTGAAGCAGGATTGTTTGATGACTGTGATGTCGCACTAATGGCGCACCCTTATTACGCCTATGAGAAATCTGGCAGTTCCCTGGCTATTGATGCTGTACAATTTGAATTCCATGGGAAATCTTCACATGCTGCTGCAAGTCCACATGAAGGCATTAATGCCTTGGATGCGGTGATCCAGACGTTTAATGGCATTAATGCATTCCGACAACAAGTGAAAAGCACGGTTCGTATTCACGGGGTTATCAATAGCGGAGGACAGGCAGCCAATATTATTCCTGACTACGCTTCTGCTCAATTCTATGTACGTGCCTCAACGAGAAAAGAGTTGAATATTCTCACTCAACGTGTAATTCAGATCGCGGAAGGTTCTGCTCTGCAAACGGGATGCCGGCTTGTTACATCCAATTATGAGACTTCCTATGATGAGATGGTCACGAATGAATCGTTATCTGCTGCTTTTAGTGCTAATCTGCTTGAACTCGGCATTTCTCAAGAGGAGATCGTGAGTGGTAACGACCATGGTTCCATGGATATTGGTAACGTATCCTTGCGTTGTCCTGCGATCCATCCTTATATCCGTGTTGTGGACGAAGTTCATACGCTTCATTCCATTGAATTCCGTGATCTGGCGCTTCAGGAACGGGCCCTGGATGGTATGATCCTTGGAGCCAAGGCAATTGCTGCAACTGCTTATGATGTTCTTACACAGCCTGAATTGCTGCATACCATTCAAACAGAATTTAAGCAAGCAAGTCGCTAAGTTTTTCGCAAACTGCTGCGTATTAACAGTAGGGTGTTCTGTAGGACCTGAATTTGGGGTCTTAAGGAGCACCCTTTTAGTTTTATCATAAATACGTATATACGGACACAAGCTGGAGATGCTGTGAAAAGAAAACGTTGAAAAATGTTGAAACCCTTACATTTAGCAACCATACTTATGGTTCATCTGCTCTCTAACTTGGTTATTTATAGCTATAACTTTATCTTGAGTTCAGGAGGTGTTGTCATGCTGCTCGAAGCGATGTATCACGTTCCCCGCGATAAATGGGCTTACGCTTATAATCCCTCGACGATTCATCTGCGTGTACGAACGAAGAGAGACGATGTACAATATGTGACTGCACTGACTGGTGATAAATACGATTGGAATGGAACATATAAGGAAATTCAATTAGAAAAAGCCGCTTCTGACAGTATGTTTGACTACTGGGAAACTGCAGTTAAGCCCAAATTCAAACGTCTGACTTACATCTTCCGTATTACCGCCGGCACCGAAAATATTTATCTGGCTGATAACGGAATTCATTATGCTCACCCGTACCCTACAGGAGGATATTATGAATTTTCCTACATTCATGAAATCGATGTATTCAAGGTTCCCGAATGGGCCAAAGAAGCCGTGTTCTACCAAATCATGACGGAAAGGTTTGCTAATGGAAATCCCGATCTTAACCCCGAAGGAACTCAGGAATGGGGCGGCCGACCTGAACTGGATAACTACTTTGGCGGAGACCTGCAAGGTGTTCTCAATCACCTGGATGATCTGACTAAACTCGGTGTTAATGCCATTTATTTTACCCCGCTGTTCCAAGCAAACTCCTACCATAAATACGATACCGTTGATTATAAAAAAGTAGACCCTCAATTCGGGAACAATGAAATGCTCAAAAAAGTAGCAGAACAATGTCATCGCCGCGGAATCCGTGTCATGCTAGACGCAGTTTTTAACCATTGCAGCGAAGACTTCCCTCCTTTTCAGGATGTCCTGAAGAATGGTAAAAACTCCAAATATGCAGATTGGTTTCATATCAATGAATATCCGGTGCAGATCAAGGATGGTATTCCAACCTACGATACATTTGGGTTTTATGGCAATATGCCCAAGTTCAACACGGCCAATCCCGAAGTAAAAGACTATTTGCTTGATGTGGCTGAATACTGGATCAAGGAGATTAAACTCGACGGTTGGCGGCTCGATGTTGCGAATGAAGTGGATAACCATTTCTGGCGCGATTTCCGCAAAGTGGTCAAAACCGCTAATCCGGAAGCCTATATTGTAGGCGAAGTTTGGAGTGATTCTCTGACCTGGCTCATGGGAGATCAATTTGATTCCGTGATGAACTACCCTTTTGCTGACAAGGTGCTTGAGTTCTTCTGTGGTTCAATGGATGGTTATAACTTCGCTAACGAGATGGGATCTCTGATTATGCGCTACCCGCAGCAGACGAATGAAGTCATTTTCAACATGCTGTGCAGTCATGACACACCTCGTCTGCTTACCCGGGCTGGAGAAGATAAACGCAGATTAAAACTGTCGGTTGTGTTTCTTTTCACTTATATCGGTACACCCTGTATATTTTATGGAGATGAGGTTGGTTTACGCGGAGAAGGTGATCCGGATTGCCGTAAATGCATGCAATGGGATCCTGCCAAGCAAGATAAGGAGCTTTATGACTTCTACCGTCTGATGATTGATTTGCGGAAAAGTAATGAAGCTCTGCGCAAAGGCCGCTTCCGTTTTTTGAAGGCCGATCACAACGATCCATGCATCATTTATGAACGTATGGATGATAACCTTCATTTTACGGTGTGGATGAACAATACTCCGCAAGAACGTACCCTGTCACATCCGATGGAAACCAAGGACTGGAAGGATGCTCTAACCGAAGATGCTGTTGTTCCCACCAATGGAATGATGAATATTAAACTTGATCCTTACGGATACCGTATTTTGTATAGACAATTGGAACCGAGCTAACCGAGCTAATACCTGCCAGAAACTCCTGAAATATTGAACGACCTTTTTTATCATCGGATGCTTCAGGAGTTTCTGACAAAGAGCAGAGTTTAAGGCTATAATTTCGTCGTTTTCAAATCTCCTTTTGCATCTATGGTTATTTTCCACCGCGTAGAATTTGGACCAAGCATGACAATTTCATTTACTAATTGAAATAACGTTCCATTATTATCTTTAACCAGATCAACGACTACGTTTTTCCCATTCGTAAAAGGACTTGCGCCAAAGAGATAACGTCCCGTCGCACTTGCCGCAACCATCAGCATGTTATCTCTTATGATGTTGCCCTCCACCGTATTATTAACAATATCCAGATGCACAGCCCACCATGTTCCCTCATATTTTAAGCGATTTCCAGTTACGATATTGTTCGAGCCACGCAATTGAATACATGTCCCTTTTCCTGCAACTGAATTATGAGAAAAGGTACAATCATTATGCAAACTGACCATCCGGTCAGGATTGGTCGTCTTAAAGCCGGGCTCAATGATGTTGCTTGATGCAATCACTCCATTGGCAAGATCCATGGCTATGCCTGCTTGAGCAATGTAATTGCCTTTCACGATTATATGACCATCCGCGACAATTCCCCAGTGTTTTCCTCTTGGAATAATGATGTTGTCTGAAATAATTCCAATGTCCATATCTTCTGCACCTGTACTGGTTTTCGCTTCAATGGCAGCAGTAGCGCTTGGTCTTGAAATGGTGTCGATCAGGTTGCCCTGGATAACAAACAGATGATTGCTCAGTCCGTTGGGATTGTATCGGGAGGGAGAGAAAGAAACTGAAATGAC contains these protein-coding regions:
- a CDS encoding polysaccharide deacetylase family protein → MRIRLIMLSIMVILLGGSYAPAQLWASSSPQTEPASKSDSPEEEQLTLGQLRQKYADTFKTNGPSTKKVALTFDDVPDPRFTPQVLDILKKYKVRATFFIVGHRAEKHPDLVKRMVKEGHIVGNHSYNHPEFSKLSMNAFRKQILHTGDIIRNLVGYTPKMIRPPYGDINEQQLQWAAKQHYSIVNWNVDSLDWKGLTKEEVKQNILSAVKPGSIVLQHAGGGVGSKLNGSIEALPEVIEELRNRGYELVTLDEMLELPKGK
- a CDS encoding ABC transporter substrate-binding protein/permease, which gives rise to MKLISRYTMMLLAFVVLLTTVAPVAFATGTTSNSGGKKLVLGTSADFAPYEFHKVIDGKDQIVGFDISIAKEIAADLGAELVIEDMGFDGLLPALQSGRVDMVISGMTPTDERRQSIDFSDTYYKSKQVIMIRNADKDKYPTMADLENEKIGVQKGSIQETIGQGIPGAKLTALDKISDIVLQLQTNRVNAAIVEDTVAAGYLDDVIGLAPAIPDEEQAEAAIGIRKGNSELLNAVNGTLERLKSENKIDQLVIEASQLMADKVKKDQNIFQVFWEYKSFYATGVGYTLLLSALGVIFGVIIGLIICLFRLHDVSILRWIGTAYVEVIRGTPMLVQLMIIYYGLALTLGINFTPLQAGIITLSINSGAYLAEIFRAGIQGVDRGQLEAARSLGMGRGAAMRFIVLPQAFKAVLPAIGNEFVTIIKESSIISVIGMVDIMYQASVVKNITYQGMNPFLIAAAIYFVLTFILSKLLGRLERKLSASDRR
- a CDS encoding amino acid ABC transporter ATP-binding protein, giving the protein MIDVRQLHKSYGNNDVLKGINVTIGKGEVVVVIGPSGSGKSTFLRCLNLLEQPTSGEINFEGVSITDPKHNINATREKMGMVFQHFNLFPHKTVQQNITIAPIKVKKQSAHEAEQICADLLKTVGLFDKKDAYPNQLSGGQKQRIAIARALAMQPHVMLFDEPTSALDPEMVGEVLDVMKRLAEGGMTMVIVTHEMGFAREVGDRILFMDGGVIVEEGTPAEVFGEPKHARTRDFLAKVL
- a CDS encoding PspA/IM30 family protein encodes the protein MSIFKRLRDLTMSNINSIIDKAEDPIKMTDQYIRDMQEDLEDAEKAVAAQIAIEKKFKQLFEEQEALVKKREEQAHTAARAQNMDLARRALEEKKVAEEKMAEYKTSYDQNKASADNLRGKLDEMRKQLTQMKNKRETLVARYNAAKAQTEINKALNGFGSDTASAGMKRMEEKMMQMEAQAEASNEMSSKGKSLDDEFEKLGKDQAVEDELAALMKQYENKN
- a CDS encoding alpha-glycosidase, with the protein product MLLEAMYHVPRDKWAYAYNPSTIHLRVRTKRDDVQYVTALTGDKYDWNGTYKEIQLEKAASDSMFDYWETAVKPKFKRLTYIFRITAGTENIYLADNGIHYAHPYPTGGYYEFSYIHEIDVFKVPEWAKEAVFYQIMTERFANGNPDLNPEGTQEWGGRPELDNYFGGDLQGVLNHLDDLTKLGVNAIYFTPLFQANSYHKYDTVDYKKVDPQFGNNEMLKKVAEQCHRRGIRVMLDAVFNHCSEDFPPFQDVLKNGKNSKYADWFHINEYPVQIKDGIPTYDTFGFYGNMPKFNTANPEVKDYLLDVAEYWIKEIKLDGWRLDVANEVDNHFWRDFRKVVKTANPEAYIVGEVWSDSLTWLMGDQFDSVMNYPFADKVLEFFCGSMDGYNFANEMGSLIMRYPQQTNEVIFNMLCSHDTPRLLTRAGEDKRRLKLSVVFLFTYIGTPCIFYGDEVGLRGEGDPDCRKCMQWDPAKQDKELYDFYRLMIDLRKSNEALRKGRFRFLKADHNDPCIIYERMDDNLHFTVWMNNTPQERTLSHPMETKDWKDALTEDAVVPTNGMMNIKLDPYGYRILYRQLEPS
- a CDS encoding 3D domain-containing protein, with translation MINKKRIAKTATALLTAAMLIQAVPAHADSVHVAKEGDTFYTLSKQYGVGLNALIKANNDISAYNIYGGLKITIPGKTTNTASAAAAKTVTAASLDVNADSKVVQAWGKTFDYSKTVDVKATAYSSDASENGGWGAVDYFGNPLELGTIAVDPSIIPLGTKVLVTGHTHPGLPKQAFVATARDVGGAIKGHKIDIFIPGSKQSVNTFGIQDVELYILK
- a CDS encoding DUF350 domain-containing protein; the protein is MDLNILAMLVWTLSGSVLLFVLMYVDSLFTKYKDFAEVKAGNMAVTTRMVMKLFAQGYVLATSISTAGHLGEALLVSVVSFIILLILESVVHFMIRRWANLDLDTGIQQGKTGYGLFSGALHIVGALIIAACL
- a CDS encoding M20 family metallopeptidase, with the protein product MTHTKTQILTVIDQYASRFKEISSYIGANPELGNEEYLASARLKEELAYHGFSVEAPVLGLDTAFIGTYVASKPGPTIALLCEYDALPEIGHACGHHLICMMSLGAAVGLKSILDEVGGTLKVFGTPAEETRGAKVPMAEAGLFDDCDVALMAHPYYAYEKSGSSLAIDAVQFEFHGKSSHAAASPHEGINALDAVIQTFNGINAFRQQVKSTVRIHGVINSGGQAANIIPDYASAQFYVRASTRKELNILTQRVIQIAEGSALQTGCRLVTSNYETSYDEMVTNESLSAAFSANLLELGISQEEIVSGNDHGSMDIGNVSLRCPAIHPYIRVVDEVHTLHSIEFRDLALQERALDGMILGAKAIAATAYDVLTQPELLHTIQTEFKQASR